The following are encoded together in the Microcaecilia unicolor chromosome 12, aMicUni1.1, whole genome shotgun sequence genome:
- the SP2 gene encoding transcription factor Sp2 translates to MSVTTAVSPSQYLQPTAITAQDCQPSPLALLAATCSKIGPPPVEVAVLPPAPPQPTPRKLVPIKPAPLPLGQGKNNFGILSVKGNLIQIQSPQHGTSFPGGQLVFAIQNPTVINKGGSSSSSIQCQGIAQNQAMTGIQTIPGNQIQIIPGTNQAILSAPSTTQKHVPIKPAPAQKVNMGSASMQSVSNLMKLAGGGNVTLTLPLSNLLSAADPAQQMPLITESPKPSKKTKKKALAVATAATSPATSVAMAEQVETVLIETMTDNIIQAGNNLLIVQSPGSGQPSVLQQLQVLQPRQEQQVIQIPQQALRVVQAASATLPPVPQKPLQNIQIQPNEPTPTQVYIRTPSGELQTVIVQETPAVPVTTSPVPSCNSMSHISHSGNGSKTPGAARKERTLPKIAPAGGIISVNAAQLAAAAQAMQTININGVQVQGVPVTITNTGGQQQLTVQNMCGSNLTISGLSPSQIQLQMEQALSGEAQPVEKRRRVACTCPNCKDGEKRSGEQGKKKHVCHVPECGKTFRKTSLLRAHVRLHTGERPFVCSWVFCGKRFTRSDELQRHARTHTGDKRFECAQCQKRFLRSDHLTKHFKTHLVIKNL, encoded by the exons gactgtcagccttcccctttAGCCCTTCTTGCGGCAACATGCAGCAAAATTGGACCCCCACCTGTTGAAGTAGCAGTCTTACCTCCAGCACCACCTCAGCCCACTCCAAGAAAACTTGTCCCAATTAAGCCAGCACCACTTCCTCTAGGCCAAGGGAAGAATaactttgggattctgtcagtgaAAGGAAACCTCATCCAGATCCAGAGCCCCCAGCATGGGACCTCCTTCCCTGGAGGACAGCTGGTATTTGCCATCCAAAACCCTACAGTCATCAATAAAGGTGGCAGCTCCTCCAGCAGCATCCAATGTCAGGGGATAGCACAAAACCAGGCCATGACAGGGATACAGACTATTCCAGGAAACCAGATACAGATTATTCCTGGTACCAATCAAGCCATCCTTTCAGCACCCAGCACCACTCAGAAGCACGTACCCATCAAGCCTGCCCCAGCACAGAAAGTGAACATGGGCTCAGCCTCCATGCAGAGTGTGAGCAACCTCATGAAGCTAGCCGGTGGTGGCAATGTTACCTTAACCCTGCCGCTGAGTAATCTGCTGAGTGCTGCTGATCCTGCCCAACAGATGCCTCTGATCACTGAAAGTCCAAAGCCTAGTAAAAAGACTAAGAAGAAAGCCTTGGCAGTGGCCACAGCAGCAACGTCCCCAGCAACATCTGTGGCCATGGCTGAACAAGTGGAAACTGTACTGATTGAGACAATGACAGATAATATTATTCAGGCGGGTAACAATCTATTGATTGTGCAGAGCCCAGGTTCAGGGCAACCATCCGTACTGCAACAGCTGCAAGTACTCCAGCCCAGACAGGAGCAGCAGGTGATACAGATACCCCAACAGGCCTTGCGAGTGGTCCAAGCCGCCTCAGCAACTCTTCCTCCTGTCCCCCAAAAGCCCTTACAGAACATTCAGATCCAGCCTAATGAGCCAACACCCACTCAG GTGTACATCCGGACTCCATCAGGTGAACTGCAGACTGTGATTGTTCAGGAAACTCCTGCAGTGCCAGTGACGACATCGCCTGTGCCCTCCTGTAACAGCATGTCCCACATCTCACATAGCGGGAATGGAAGTAAAACGCCAGGAGCTGCACGCAAAGAACGCACCTTGCCCAAAATTGCCCCTGCTGGAGGAATCATCAGTGTAAATGCAGCTCAGCTGGCAGCTGCAGCCCAGGCCATGCAGACCATTAATATCAATGGGGTCCAGGTTCAAGGAGTCCCTGTCACCATCACCAATACAGGAG GCCAACAGCAGCTGACTGTGCAGAACATGTGTGGCAGTAACCTAACCATCAGTGGCCTGAGCCCCAGCCAGATCCAGCTGCAAATGGAGCAGGCCTTGTCAGGAGAAGCACAGCCTGTTGAGAAGAGGCGGCGTGTAGCCTGTACCTGTCCCAACTGTAAAGATGGAGAGAAAAG ATCTGGGGAGCAGGGGAAGAAGAAGCACGTATGTCATGTGCCCGAGTGTGGAAAGACCTTCCGGAAAACCTCGCTACTGCGAGCACATGTGCGCCTGCACACAGGGGAGCGGCCCTTTGTCTGTAGCTGGGTCTTCTGTGGGAAGAGGTTTACACGCAGTGACGAATTACAGCGGCATGCAAGGACGCACACGG GTGATAAACGCTTTGAATGCGCACAGTGTCAAAAGCGCTTTTTGAGGAGTGACCATCTAACAAAGCACTTTAAAACTCATCTGGTCATCAAGAACTTGTGA